A stretch of Arctopsyche grandis isolate Sample6627 chromosome 9, ASM5162203v2, whole genome shotgun sequence DNA encodes these proteins:
- the LOC143917241 gene encoding uncharacterized protein LOC143917241, with the protein MDSRDNIRQISIQHDVSKSPDKTTDNINGSAKSGEEKSDDTKEKAKPSKKHKHDKTPLKSNENDSSTTKNSERKRNVGRDSGNSKSLMLPSPFKNQSYTQSDMSTSSGSDSEAGANCPVLVPRWPPIAAPRYRRTYPRRPQRQEEPYKMPFQNISGGWSVTLAGSCYTTLPSDVEMKVCFPKNVQQHTTSQSDSGLGEEQNYRKQPPAAPASCKKCGNCENVCQNCKAAPSCKCNALVKEGNEDSENQTFLPPTHPSRKSSHNSKSENSESSKKYYHYLPDLNASHGLKNKKKPAVKMARRFSLHCWLPEDKVTDRPLTKMEITETIAPVNEEELSVYGCAIMPEMKPRVPTMSERDLTRVHTAQFYSRHRQI; encoded by the exons ATGGATAGCAGAGATAACATCAGGCAAATAAGTATACAACACGACGTGTCAAAATCACCGGATAAAACTACCGACAACATCAACGGTAGTGCCAAGTCGGGAGAAGAAAAGAGTGACGATACAAAAGAGAAGGCAAAACCTTCAAAGAAACATAAACACGATAAAACACCATTAAAGAGCAACGAAAACGATAGTTCGACGACCAAAAACAGCGAGAGGAAAAGAAATGTTGGTCGGGACAGTGGCAATAGTAAATCATTAATGTTGCCAAGCCCGTTCAAAAATCAAAGTTACACACAATCAGACATGTCTACGAGCAGTGGAAGTGATTCAGAAGCAGGAGCCAATTGTCCAGTGCTCGTGCCACGTTGGCCACCCATAGCGGCACCTCGGTATAGAAGAACCTACCCCAGAAGACCACAGCGACAAGAAGAACCATACAAAATGCCCTTTCAAAACATTTCAG gtGGTTGGTCGGTGACGTTGGCCGGCAGTTGTTACACAACCCTTCCGTCCGATGTAGAGATGAAGGTATGCTTTCCGAAGAATGTACAACAGCATACTACCAGCCAATCTGATTCTGGACTTGGTGAAGAGCAAAATTATCGTAAGCAACCTCCAGCTGCTCCTGCCTCTTGTAAAAAGTGTGGAAATTGTGAAAATGTGTGTCAAAACTGTAAAGCTGCTCCAAGTTGCAAGTGCAATGCTTTAGTAAAAGAAGGCAACGAAGACAGCGAAAATCAAACTTTCCTGCCTCCGACACACCCATCTAGAAAAAGCTCTCATAATTCCAAATCAGAAAACTCTG AATCGTCCAAAAAGTACTACCACTATTTACCTGATTTGAATGCCAGTCATGGtttaaaaaacaagaaaaaaccCGCCGTTAAG ATGGCACGCCGATTCTCCCTTCATTGCTGGTTGCCGGAAGATAAGGTTACCGATAGACC TTTGACAAAAATGGAAATCACCGAGACGATAGCGCCAGTAAATGAAGAAGAGTTGTCTGTCTACGGATGTGCGATCATGCCCGAGATGAAGCCGAGGGTACCGACGATGAGCGAGCGTGACTTGACGAGAGTTCACACCGCACAGTTCTATTCTAGACACCGACAGATATAA